Part of the Henckelia pumila isolate YLH828 chromosome 2, ASM3356847v2, whole genome shotgun sequence genome is shown below.
ttctggaataaccaaggagtggttatagtcatccgggactagcgactccaaagggctatctacggacgaaggtatggtccgggaatctatttaagttttgggagtacttattagcttagttaaggcttatagaatttatgtagtgatacggtgagcttttgaatataggcttggaaactaggatctactatacttgaactagcctagaggtactgTAATGAAATGGGCTGGCCCAGTTCATTACATAAAAGgcaatggtaccaggattgagggaacattgcatttatgacctgGAGTGCCCTTTTTTGTAATGAACTGGGTTGACCCAGTTCATTCTtgaactcatgatcttctcccccttggtggggagtttttgccctccccaggattcgaaccttgcactccaggtcataaatgcaatgttccctCAATCCTGGTATCATTGAGTTAGCTGCCTTGAGAAGACATCTCAGCAGATTGCTTCAACCCAAGTTGCACTAAAGTAGGAGGCCCATAAATAAACAGTAAATATTAAGATGGTCATTATAAGAAATACGACCATCCCCCCTAAAAACCCCAagtagctcaatggtaccaggattgagggaacattgcatttatgacctgaagtgcaaggttcgaatcctggggagggcaaaaactccccaccaggggggagaagatcatgagttcaagaatgaactgggccagcccagttcatctagctcaatggtaccaggattaagagaacattgcatttatgacctggagtgcaaggttcgaatcctggggagggcaaaaactccccaccaggggggagaagatcatgagttcaagaatgaactgggccagcccagttcattacataaaagggctcccttttttgtaatgaactgggctggcccagttcattcttgaattcatgatcttctcccctctggtggggagttttggccctcccaggattcgaaccttgcactcccctggtggggagtttttgccctcctcaggattcgaaccttgcactccaggtcataaatgcaatgttccctcaatcctggtaccattgagctagctcaatggtaccaggattgagggaacattgcatttatgacctggagtgcaaggttcgaatcctgggaagggcaaaaactccccaccaggggggagaagatcatgagttcaagaatgaattgggccagcccagttcattacaggtacgtacacattgactgagattgccagcgagtatacatgtttatatgttgcatttatttgacattattatatggcatgatatatgatttaccgctttctatattcatatgtcatgtgcatatacacgttgagcctataccttgttatacctgactatagagccgctcagctctatactcgatagtctgtcactgagagtaccgcgacggcgggggcatttatgtctgtctactctggtgtactagacgagtgtggttgcacccagaggttgatccgtgcggtggcagcactcatgtggcgccggtactgagcatgatttttcagataaccctttaccagtcatcatgttgcatgcattatatacatatgtttactcatgtctatgtactgggcgttagcgctcacgtcctagttgttatcttggacaccctattccatggggcaggtcgcaggatggacggagctggtggttcaaggcaggattagggagcaggccttgaggagttaattatacaacatgactcgatatagctgtataatgtttacttttaaatatttcgatttggttgtatcactactgatgaataagcttgacacttttatactaagctgatatgtaatttatggttatgtttccgcacgttttactctgttaagttatgttgttgtattaagtttaatgcatgctattagttgccagttagtaggtgataccatgcagggtcactacataattAGTACTAGTGAATACATACACACAATGCGTATAcacaatataatatattattagagAAATAATGATAATTAACcaacattaatttttaaataaggttttttttaaacatattCGCAGTTTTTGATGGTTTTAAAACATAAATTGAAGTTAACTTTCAagaataaaaatagaaattcaCTTAAAagtaaaaataccaaaatagtTTCTATAAGTAGTTCTTGCTTTACAATAGTAATAGATACCGATTATTACAGCCATGCAAAGATATTCAACCTCAACATCAAACACTCAAAATTACAAGTATACAGATTCCCCCTCGCTGCATATATAGTTCCTACAATCTCCCATTGCCTGCGCCAATGGTCCCTTCCAAGACTTCCATGTCCAAATTCTCCAACTCCATTTTCAACTTCTCAAGCTTCTCTTTGACGGGACTCTCACTCAGAGCAGAAGACACAGCTTCCCTTATTTCTTCTCCCAGTTTCATCACTCTTTCTGACTTGGGATCCTTGGTAGCTTCAACTTTCCATTCGTCCATTTTCCAGAAGAGCCCTTTTTCATGTATAGCCTTCTCAATCTCCTCCTTAATCTCTCTATTCACCTTCAAGATTGCTTCACTCAATTCGCTACGTGGAGTCATGCTTTGTCGTTTCGTCGTTCCGACGACCTCCAAGTTAGCTGATCTAAGGACCTCCTCGATCCCGTCCTTAGCTTGTTCTATTTCCTTTTCGAGATTTTCATCCAATGAATCCCCTTGGGATAGCTTATGTCTTCCGATCTTTAAGGTGTCCATCTTGGCTTTTACTTCTGGTGAAACTTTGTGATTAAGCTCATTTTTTATCTTCTCACTGTTTTCTTTCATCTCGAGAAGCCTGCTGACCATGTCCAGAGTTTGGAGCTTTCGTTTTAGACCAAGATATGCGCCGGGGAGGGAAAGTTTTTTCTTGAATtcttgcatgattttatctgcttTCTCCTTTAAATCTTGGTTCGTGGAATGATCGTTGTTTGCGGATCTAGCCAGCTCTAAGTTAAGGGATTCAATCTGATCGACCAACCCCATTGAGATGAATGCCTTGGTCATTTCTTGGTCTAGATCTTTTTCGAGCTTCTCGAGTTTTTGATCAGTGACTGGATCAGACTTAGACTGTCCCTTTGCTTCGAGTATCGTTTTCTTGAGATCCTCGAGCTCAGATTCTATGTCAGAAAACATGGGCGAATTTACTTCAGACTGCTTCATGTTGCGCTTCCTTTCAGGTTCCGCCTCAACTCCTTCTCTAAATCCTCCTAATCCAATCGCGCGGAACTTGAGCATTCTGTGTCGCAGTAGCTCTTCAGTGTCCATCCTAGTTAATTCCTGGATCAAAACACAAAAGATACCTCCTTTAAAGGTTAAAACCATATGGCAAATGCATCAGAATTCTTGGTCCATTAATTTAGCCTTAAAACTAACAAGTGATTCACCTCCATTTCTTGAAGAATAGCATCCTTAATCCTTAGAGATGACCACACAGGATCAGCATGTGCACCGCCTAGAGGTTCCTGTATGAAAATTATACGACAGATTCGCAAAAAATTAGAAGAAAGATCAGAAGCTACTCAATGCAGGGAAAAAATATCGACACTACGATTGCTAGGACCAAGAACTGGAACGCCATTATGTACGTGTAAGCGAGTGTTCTTACAGGTATAACACCGTCGGCTATCTTAAGCTTGTAATGTTCTTGAGCAGTGATCCTCAATTTTTCAGCTGCCTGATCAATAGTATGTAGAAAGTGTTGCTTAAGATTTTACTCCAAAATAAATTTGGGTCGTGAATCCTATTTATATACCTTGGGAGCTGCCTGTGAGGACTTCCACAATATAGCAGCACAAGCTTCTGGActggaaagaaaagaaaagttcaTAGCTAGTTAGAAAAATTTTGACGATAGCGAAGAACATGTGAAACGTCAGCTGGGAGAAAACACAACTGTTAGAAATCAAATAATATTCTCTAGAACTACAAGGATGATCCAAACTAACCTTGCAACATAGAAGGCCGAGTTTTCGAGCATCAACAACTTGTTGGCACAAGCGATTCCCAGGGCACCACCCGAACCACCTTCACCCGTTACTACAGTGATGATTGGTACTTTAAGGCCAAACATTGTCCTCAAATTTTGGGCTATTGCTTCACcctggaatttttttaaaagaaccaCATAAATTAAGCCAATGTTTATCATCATACTATTTTCTTGTTAGTTACCCGTATCAACTACTGAGGTACTGTTGGTCTGTCACCTAGAAAAATATGTGCAGCTTGAAACTCAGCCCAAAACTGCTCACTTGCCTGTCCAAGTTCCTCAGATTTCAGGTCAGCATAGGCACCAGGAGTGTCTACAAATGTAATGATGGGAAGTCGATGATGATCAGCATATTTCATCATGCGCAAGGCCTTCCTATAACTGCAAATATCGAAAAGATACTATAACTGACATTTCCATTACTTATTACTTGATAAGCCGAACAACCAACAATGATATCAAGAAAATGGTATATATCCTCCCGAATTAATCAACAAGCATGGTCTCGCATGCTGTTGAACATCCAATTGAAAAAGCTTCAAGACTGAGATTTGATGCAACTTTGCACTAAGATTTTGAAACCTTTTATCCTCACATGTCTTTAAAAACAGCTCATCACTAACACTGACGACATTCAGACAAACTAGCACCAATTCAGCTCTAAACAGAACGTACCCGTGAGGAGTAGGCATCGCAAAGTTCCTCATGATATTTTCCTTGGTATTCCGTCCTTTCTGATGGCCTATGAACATGTAGCTTCGACCCTCTATACTTCCAATACCAGTCACGATCGCTGGATCATCATAGCCTGCACGATCTCCGTGGAGTTCCACCCACTATCGGAGACTTAGTAAGTCCACATTTCAAAAGCACGCACTTATATGGTAAGTAAAGGCTCTAGATTTACCTTCTCTGTGATGTTTAAGATATGATCGAGTACGGTAGGTCTGTTTGGATGTCGAGCGATGTTTAGACGTTGAATGGGAGTCAAATGTGTGTATAAATCCTTGAGAGCCTGAAAACAAATGCTAAGAAACTAAAACTTGGAATATTATGAGCATCAGCAGTGCTATGATGAAGAAAATCTTGAACCAAATCGAAAACCAGCAGATCATTCTCAGCAACAATCAGTTCAACAAACTCGAGGAAACCAAGAAAACATGAACATTTCACGTGTGATGTTCTTCGACAATTAACTATTGTTGGCTTATAAAACTATGATTTCCCAAATTTCTAAAAGTCTATGCTTCTGAAATTAACGGTAAACGAACAACTTCGTCACATTTTTACTTCGAAAATGGATATATCAAACACATTCATCAAAAAACACCTGTTCATACTTCAACTCCAAAGCATTGATCTGGTCTGTAAAATCTAAGCCAGTATCATCAGCCATTCTTTGCACCTGCACAGAATTGAAATCCAAGAAACATCGAGTAAATTAAATGAATAAGAAAACATACTGTAATCTTAAAAAAATGctaaattaaactaaattacTTAAAACCACAAGACATAATCAATATcagcaaataaaaaaaaatcaatcaaccTCAATAATTTTCTGCTCCAAATCAATCAACGGCTTCTCAAAAGCAAGTGTCACCGGCTTTGGTTTCTCCTCTAGAGGCTTGAAGTTTGAAAGATAAGCTAAGGGATTCTGGCTATTAGGATCAATGTTGTCTGGCCATGGATAATCATGTTTCTTCCACTTTTTAACACCCGCGAAAACACGAAAAATTCTTCCATTTCTTAACTTTGAACCTCTCAAATCTTTAAAAAGGGAGCCACTGCAAGTTCTTGGTAAAAATTCCCAATTTTCAAAGTGCAAAGTCATCCCATTTCCTGAATTCTTGTCCGATCTTCTGGAACTCCATCCATTCCCAGATGTAACAGATAAAGTATTCATATCAAAACATACCGTCAAGCGGCAAATTTGGAAACTGCAGATTATTAGTTAACAGTGAACTCATCATAAAATGATAATAAACTAGCAAGCAGCAAATATAGGATTAATATTGGCTGACAAAACAAAATCTTGAACAGAGAATGAAGCACAATTACCTTATAAAATCGTAGTTTGGAGACTATTTTTGAtgggttttgttttgtttccttTTTTTGTTGAGATTTGTCGAAGTTTTCTGCGACCGGGAGATTCCTATTGAGTAAACTGAAGGGGACAGGGTAGTTTGAGAAGCTGAGACCAACGGTTCAGATATATTTGATTGAACTGCAAAAAGGGCGAATAAATATGTTGCGCTGATTGCACATTGGATATATTTTGGATAGAgttgtctttgtttttttgTCCACCGAAACTTACaaatgacattttttttttacatgaaaatttgtttattttcatttgtatgaattattataaattttattttggcgATATTTTATAGTATTAATTTTTGGTTGTTGTTTTGGGAAATGTCTTTTGGGATACTGAATACTCTCCTGTATTGTATTTTAATATCATGTAGTATAAAAACTTTCTAGTTTCTTGTATCGATTATAttctatataatataaaataattattttgacaAAAAATCTCAATGTATTTTAAAATGCGATCTATTTTGGAttacaatataataaaatagAATTATATAGTTTTTGTTGGAGTAGATATATCCGATATGATGGGTAGACGCGATTCATTTTTGTCGTAAAATTagacattaaaaaaataatattttttttatatgtcgGATCAAATCAGATATCAATCCTATGAAATCGAGTAATGAGACGGTGAGTGGTTGTGTTTTTGCAAATATttaaaggaaaagaaaaaatcTTGAATTTCCAAGCCTTGAAAATTTTCTGCCGTAGTTTTTTCAAAGGAAAGGAAAACCTCTTTGAATGCCTGAAAAAGAAAAGGTCGAAAAAAATGACCAACAAACCATTTGTAACGAACATAACTTCCGCAGTCCACAAAAGGTAAATGATTTTCCTCCCACATATTTTTCCACCAAAGAAGTGAAGAAATCAGCTATTTTCCCTCCACTTTAATCGGATTCCACCAATTTTTTCACCCCATTAATAATCCTCCGCTGCTTCACAACAATGGGATCTCCAATCGCTCATCCAAGAATCATCTGTTCCACAGTAGATTTTCAAACTTTTCCATTTATTGAGGGAAAAGAACTGAAAATTTCTGTGTTGGGCTGATATAAAATCGCTAAAGAACTTAAAGAGAAGGGTGTTTGTGGAGACAAGAATCGAAAATTTGCTTTTCCCTCAATCTTTGACCTGTTTAAAGTCTGAATATATAGAGAAGAAAAGGGGGAAAGGCAAAAAAATGGCAGCATTTACAGGGACTTTGGATAAGTGCACGGCTTGTGAAAAGACTGTTTATTTCATTGATTTGTTGACTACGGATGGAGCAATTTACCATAAATCATGTTTCAAATGCAGCCACTGCAAAGGAACTCTTGTGGTATGTGATCTTCTTTCCGAATTTTCTGTTTTCGTGTAATGTTTGTGCGAAGAAGGGCAAGAAAAAGGCGATTGCTTTTATTGGTTTGGTTCAGTCCCTTTTGTGAATGTGCATCCACCCCTGTGTTTCTCTTATTTCCATAAtccatctctttttttttttctttaaggTTTTGATATATTACCTTGGATCATCTAATCTTGCGGTTTTTCGTGGCAGATGAGCAACTACTCTTCAATGGATGGAGTTCTCTACTGCAAGCCACATTTTGAACAACTTTTCAAGGAGTCTGGAAACTTTAGCAAGAATTTTCAAACTTGTAATACACCTTACTTAGAAGTTCATTTGCCCCTTCAGTTATCAAATTATTACTTGTCAGACACCTACTTATTCTTTTGACCTTTGATCAATTTGTTAGCAGCAAAACCCGAGAGGGAAAATTCGCTGGTACGCCTATCTTCCTCCGTTGATCTTTCTGTTGTCATTGAAATGCTCTCAAATGACGAAAAGGGAAACTCAATATTTACTCATTCTTGTTTGAATTTATGCAGACAAGGATGCCTAGCAAGGTCTCTGCCATGTTCTCTGGGACTGTAGACAAATGCTCAGCTTGTAATAAAACTGTTTACCCCCTGGAGAAGGCAAGTAACTTGATATGTGTatatttttttcccaaaaatgtacaaaatttaaaaagaaaaatatgtAGAGGATATTTACTGATGATATGAATCCATTTTCTGCTAATCAAGCAGATGACAATGGAGGGAGAATCTTTTCACAAGTTATGCTTCAAATGTGCTCATGGAGGCTGCCCTCTCACGCACTCGTCCTATGCTGCATTGGATGGGATCCTATACTGCAAGGTCCATTTTCAACAACTATTCATGGAGAAAGGAAACTACCAACATGTCCTCGACGCTGCCACGAACAAAAAGAGTGGTGTAGAGCCGGTGCAGTCCGAGGATGAGGCCGAGCCAAAGGAGGAAGAGGGTGAAACAGAATCCGAGAAGGCGCAGGAACAATCTTAGAAGAACTTTTAATGTAATGTGTTTTTGGtgcaaatcatatataaaaaaaaaagttacggTTTTCTTTTCaccttcttctttctttttattcTTGAATCTTGACAGATTAGATTGTGTTGTATTTTATCGTGATTAGATTAATCATGTATTATTTAGAATCTGTCGTAGTGCTCAAGAATTTGTATGTGTTATTTCTATTGGGAGATTTCTGTACAATTTGTTGTTTAGATATATATtggaaacaaaataatttacttTGTGATACATTTGCATAAGAACATATAATAGGGATATGATATGAATATCTTCTCAAAACctatatttgtttaaaaattaaaatcaaatttaaagatACTGTTGTAaaggaaaattttgaaaaataactcATCCAAGCTGACGAGCACAACTTTCCAATCCCTTTTGGTTCTTCAAGAGCCCGGTGGAATCATTTTTTAGCTGCTGGAACCTTTGGTTTCTCTTCCTCCTACTTGTTCTGAT
Proteins encoded:
- the LOC140881686 gene encoding LIM domain-containing protein PLIM2c-like isoform X1, producing the protein MAAFTGTLDKCTACEKTVYFIDLLTTDGAIYHKSCFKCSHCKGTLVMSNYSSMDGVLYCKPHFEQLFKESGNFSKNFQTSAKPERENSLTRMPSKVSAMFSGTVDKCSACNKTVYPLEKMTMEGESFHKLCFKCAHGGCPLTHSSYAALDGILYCKVHFQQLFMEKGNYQHVLDAATNKKSGVEPVQSEDEAEPKEEEGETESEKAQEQS
- the LOC140881788 gene encoding acetyl-coenzyme A carboxylase carboxyl transferase subunit alpha, chloroplastic-like → MNTLSVTSGNGWSSRRSDKNSGNGMTLHFENWEFLPRTCSGSLFKDLRGSKLRNGRIFRVFAGVKKWKKHDYPWPDNIDPNSQNPLAYLSNFKPLEEKPKPVTLAFEKPLIDLEQKIIEVQRMADDTGLDFTDQINALELKYEQALKDLYTHLTPIQRLNIARHPNRPTVLDHILNITEKWVELHGDRAGYDDPAIVTGIGSIEGRSYMFIGHQKGRNTKENIMRNFAMPTPHGYRKALRMMKYADHHRLPIITFVDTPGAYADLKSEELGQGEAIAQNLRTMFGLKVPIITVVTGEGGSGGALGIACANKLLMLENSAFYVASPEACAAILWKSSQAAPKAAEKLRITAQEHYKLKIADGVIPEPLGGAHADPVWSSLRIKDAILQEMEELTRMDTEELLRHRMLKFRAIGLGGFREGVEAEPERKRNMKQSEVNSPMFSDIESELEDLKKTILEAKGQSKSDPVTDQKLEKLEKDLDQEMTKAFISMGLVDQIESLNLELARSANNDHSTNQDLKEKADKIMQEFKKKLSLPGAYLGLKRKLQTLDMVSRLLEMKENSEKIKNELNHKVSPEVKAKMDTLKIGRHKLSQGDSLDENLEKEIEQAKDGIEEVLRSANLEVVGTTKRQSMTPRSELSEAILKVNREIKEEIEKAIHEKGLFWKMDEWKVEATKDPKSERVMKLGEEIREAVSSALSESPVKEKLEKLKMELENLDMEVLEGTIGAGNGRL
- the LOC140881686 gene encoding LIM domain-containing protein PLIM2c-like isoform X2, which gives rise to MAAFTGTLDKCTACEKTVYFIDLLTTDGAIYHKSCFKCSHCKGTLVMSNYSSMDGVLYCKPHFEQLFKESGNFSKNFQTSKPERENSLTRMPSKVSAMFSGTVDKCSACNKTVYPLEKMTMEGESFHKLCFKCAHGGCPLTHSSYAALDGILYCKVHFQQLFMEKGNYQHVLDAATNKKSGVEPVQSEDEAEPKEEEGETESEKAQEQS